The Drosophila virilis strain 15010-1051.87 unplaced genomic scaffold, Dvir_AGI_RSII-ME tig00001170, whole genome shotgun sequence genome includes a window with the following:
- the bai gene encoding transmembrane emp24 domain-containing protein bai isoform X2, with protein sequence MLKARDTKGHILSQKEHITKGKFSFMSEVYDAYEICFISKVPPHQRGISQEVSLVTKKGVETKSYEGIGEASKLKPLEVDLKRLEDLSDSIVRDFALMRKREEEMRDTNEKTNSRVLFFSIFSMCCLLGLATWQVLYLRRYFKAKKLIE encoded by the exons ATGCTAAAG GCTCGGGACACTAAGGGCCATATACTTTCACAAAAGGAACATATAACCAAAGGAAAATTCAGCTTTATGTCAGAGGTTTATGACGCgtatgaaatttgttttatttcaaaagtGCCACCGC ATCAACGTGGAATAAGTCAAGAGGTCTCCCTTGTAACGAAAAAGGGTGTTGAAACTAAAAGTTATGAAGGA ATAGGCGAGGCCTCGAAACTGAAGCCCCTTGAAGTGGACCTAAAGCGCTTAGAAGACCTTTCTGATTCAATAGTTCGAGACTTTGCTTTAATGCGTAAACGAGAGGAAGAAATGCGTGATACAAATG AAAAAACTAATAGTAGAGTACTATTCTTCAGCATTTTTAGTATGTGCTGTTTGCTTGGCCTGGCAACTTGGCAAGTTCTATACCTTCGCAGATACTTTAAGGCAAAAAAACTCATCGAATAG
- the bai gene encoding transmembrane emp24 domain-containing protein bai isoform X1 — protein MLKVLYVIFTIFGYIWPIYSVMFHLTPNTQKCLKEDIQANQLVMGEYEVSDVPGQIIDYIARDTKGHILSQKEHITKGKFSFMSEVYDAYEICFISKVPPHQRGISQEVSLVTKKGVETKSYEGIGEASKLKPLEVDLKRLEDLSDSIVRDFALMRKREEEMRDTNEKTNSRVLFFSIFSMCCLLGLATWQVLYLRRYFKAKKLIE, from the exons ATGCTAAAGGTACTTTATGTTATTTTCACAATCTTCGGATATATTTGGCCAATTTATAGTGTCATGTTCCACTTGAcaccaaacacacaaaaatgtcTCAAGGAGGATATACAAGCTAATCAATTAGTAATGGGCGAATACGAAGTTTCGGATGTGCCTGGTCAAATTATAGACTATATA GCTCGGGACACTAAGGGCCATATACTTTCACAAAAGGAACATATAACCAAAGGAAAATTCAGCTTTATGTCAGAGGTTTATGACGCgtatgaaatttgttttatttcaaaagtGCCACCGC ATCAACGTGGAATAAGTCAAGAGGTCTCCCTTGTAACGAAAAAGGGTGTTGAAACTAAAAGTTATGAAGGA ATAGGCGAGGCCTCGAAACTGAAGCCCCTTGAAGTGGACCTAAAGCGCTTAGAAGACCTTTCTGATTCAATAGTTCGAGACTTTGCTTTAATGCGTAAACGAGAGGAAGAAATGCGTGATACAAATG AAAAAACTAATAGTAGAGTACTATTCTTCAGCATTTTTAGTATGTGCTGTTTGCTTGGCCTGGCAACTTGGCAAGTTCTATACCTTCGCAGATACTTTAAGGCAAAAAAACTCATCGAATAG